In Nocardioides cavernae, a single genomic region encodes these proteins:
- a CDS encoding SDR family oxidoreductase, whose translation MTGASRGLGAAIALRLAADGRPVAVNYLRGREAAESVAERIREAGGVAEAFGADVVTEDGVAGLFADVTRALGPVTAVVANATGPQPEVSVVDLTWRTHLDQLEFFVKSPTLLVQAALPSMRSTGGGRVILIGSDLADRAAPLMSAYVAAKNAQIGLTKVWAKELGPAGITVNLVQPGWIPVERHAGVDSESYAAEVPLRRMGTPDDVAAMVGHLASDAGGFITGQRITVNGGHVI comes from the coding sequence GTGACTGGTGCTTCGCGAGGTCTTGGCGCGGCGATCGCTCTGCGACTTGCGGCCGATGGGAGGCCGGTTGCGGTCAACTACCTCCGTGGTCGCGAGGCGGCAGAGTCCGTTGCCGAACGGATCAGGGAGGCCGGTGGTGTGGCCGAGGCGTTCGGCGCTGACGTCGTCACTGAGGACGGGGTAGCCGGCCTGTTTGCGGATGTCACCAGAGCGCTCGGTCCGGTCACGGCGGTCGTCGCCAATGCCACAGGTCCGCAGCCAGAAGTGAGCGTCGTCGACCTGACCTGGCGCACTCATCTCGACCAGCTGGAGTTCTTCGTCAAGAGTCCCACTCTGCTCGTTCAGGCAGCCCTTCCGAGCATGCGGTCGACCGGCGGCGGGCGGGTCATCCTGATTGGTTCCGACCTCGCGGATCGAGCTGCGCCCCTCATGTCGGCGTATGTGGCAGCAAAGAACGCCCAGATCGGGCTCACCAAGGTGTGGGCGAAGGAACTCGGCCCGGCCGGCATCACCGTCAACCTCGTCCAACCCGGATGGATCCCAGTCGAGCGCCACGCCGGTGTCGACTCCGAGTCCTACGCCGCTGAGGTCCCATTGCGACGGATGGGTACGCCGGATGACGTTGCCGCGATGGTTGGGCATCTGGCATCGGACGCTGGCGGCTTCATCACTGGCCAGCGCATCACGGTCAACGGTGGGCACGTGATCTAG
- a CDS encoding PQQ-dependent sugar dehydrogenase, translating into MESTRPTTRRLAFAVATAALGLSALSAVPAPAAAHDGVDHGTEPGAAEALDWSNYEKVTLTKNTGEPVDMAVLPDRRVLHTARNGDVRLTDPDAGTTRVVNTVPVYNNSEDGLQTVTLDPDFATNQWVYLYYAPRTMTAPYPTTTPAGSAPNTLPAGADVSYWDQWKGYNQLTRVKWDEATDSLDLGTEQVILKVEVQRGQCCHVAGDVDFDDAGNLYLATGDNTPASAPGANGFAPNNDAPGMNPGFDSRRGAGNTNDLRGKILRISVQADGSYEIPDGNLFAPGRAQTRPEIFAMGLRNPFRIDVDPETGSVSWGDYGPDAGAPNPDRGPLGYVEWQTTAIDAPLNAGWPYCTGDQFNYNEWNFATSTPGPFFDCAAGAENNSRWNTGLDVVPPAVPATLYYGDNNTHQPWPELTDFSPAGGQGPMGGPVYQFDELNPSATKFPAYWDDKAFFGEFSQDYLAAFTLDWPAGPVTHIEHFLPNAALETNGMPITDSPMDLEFGPDGSLYVLDYGDGFFRANPDAGLYRIDYSPGNKAPRAAIEADPVSSSSAPLTVDFDGGSSLDPEGGPLTYEWDFDGDGSFDATGVTATHTYTTLGAYTARLRVTDAEGRRGLTSTTISVGNVAPTVSIDQPADGSFFDWGQAVPFRVSTSDPEDGNQTVCSRVTWTFGLGHDMHAHPLSQGTGCQFAIPTPADATQHGETENIFGVVVITYTDAGANGVPAATTTEQLVLNPKPQEAEWADSSSGVAIEGDATASGLSKVTSFDAGDWLAWDPVNFEGIDSVRIRASGTGALSLRWGAPDAPAFAQVTVDSAGWAETTGSLADAPEGTGQLYVTSTGGVVVDRLTFVGAGVADTVPPTVTATLDPAQPNGANGWWTSNVVATITATDNGTVSSRQSSVDGGQTWTNVPNNGRVTISAEGTTTLLYRATDNGGNVSAIGSTTIKIDKSDPVVSIAGVTAGQSVANTGDVTWTTTDAVSGIGSVAVTVDGATVPSGQPLELWRLSLGSHTVVVTAADVAGRSSSSAVTFTTTTSLPTLTTLVGQLADDGLVSNAGESRLAKRLDQASKHLAAGRRTPAIAQLREFITLASDPVNVPDAAARAALVRDARAVIDQLA; encoded by the coding sequence ATGGAATCTACCCGCCCCACCACGCGTCGACTGGCATTCGCCGTCGCCACCGCTGCACTCGGGCTCAGCGCCCTCTCGGCCGTCCCAGCACCGGCTGCCGCCCACGACGGAGTCGACCACGGCACCGAACCCGGCGCCGCGGAGGCACTCGACTGGTCCAACTACGAAAAGGTCACGCTCACCAAGAACACCGGTGAGCCCGTCGACATGGCCGTGCTTCCCGATCGCCGGGTGCTGCACACCGCCCGCAACGGCGATGTCCGGCTGACCGACCCCGACGCCGGCACGACTCGCGTCGTCAACACAGTCCCGGTCTACAACAACTCCGAGGACGGCCTGCAGACCGTCACCCTGGACCCCGACTTCGCCACCAACCAGTGGGTCTACCTCTACTACGCGCCGCGGACGATGACCGCTCCGTACCCCACGACCACCCCGGCCGGATCGGCGCCCAACACATTGCCCGCCGGTGCGGACGTGTCCTACTGGGACCAGTGGAAGGGCTACAACCAGCTCACCCGGGTGAAGTGGGACGAGGCGACCGACTCCCTCGACCTGGGCACCGAGCAGGTGATCCTCAAGGTCGAGGTCCAGCGCGGCCAGTGCTGCCACGTGGCAGGCGACGTCGACTTCGACGACGCCGGCAACCTCTACCTCGCGACCGGCGACAACACGCCCGCGAGCGCACCCGGCGCGAACGGGTTCGCCCCGAACAACGATGCGCCGGGGATGAACCCCGGCTTCGACTCGCGCCGCGGGGCGGGCAACACCAACGACCTGCGCGGCAAGATCCTGCGGATCAGCGTCCAGGCGGACGGAAGCTACGAGATCCCCGACGGCAACCTCTTCGCCCCCGGAAGGGCCCAGACCCGTCCCGAGATCTTCGCGATGGGGCTGCGCAACCCGTTCCGCATCGACGTCGACCCGGAGACCGGCTCGGTGAGCTGGGGTGACTACGGCCCGGACGCCGGGGCCCCCAACCCCGATCGCGGCCCGCTGGGGTACGTCGAGTGGCAGACGACCGCGATCGACGCGCCGCTCAACGCCGGATGGCCCTACTGCACGGGCGACCAGTTCAACTACAACGAGTGGAACTTCGCCACGTCCACCCCTGGACCGTTCTTCGACTGCGCCGCGGGCGCGGAGAACAACTCGCGGTGGAACACCGGGCTGGACGTCGTACCCCCCGCGGTCCCGGCCACCCTCTACTACGGCGACAACAACACCCACCAACCGTGGCCCGAGCTGACCGACTTCTCCCCCGCAGGCGGGCAGGGCCCCATGGGCGGCCCCGTCTACCAGTTCGACGAGCTGAACCCGTCGGCCACGAAGTTCCCCGCCTACTGGGACGACAAGGCATTCTTCGGCGAGTTCTCGCAGGACTACCTGGCGGCGTTCACCCTCGACTGGCCAGCCGGTCCGGTCACGCACATCGAGCACTTCCTGCCCAACGCCGCCCTCGAGACCAACGGCATGCCGATCACCGACAGCCCGATGGACCTCGAGTTCGGCCCGGACGGGTCGCTCTACGTCCTCGACTACGGCGACGGCTTCTTCCGCGCCAATCCGGACGCCGGGCTCTACCGGATCGACTACAGCCCCGGCAACAAGGCTCCGCGGGCGGCGATCGAGGCTGATCCCGTCTCGAGCAGCTCGGCGCCACTCACCGTCGACTTCGACGGTGGCTCCTCGCTCGACCCGGAGGGCGGCCCGCTGACCTACGAGTGGGACTTCGACGGCGACGGCAGCTTCGACGCCACCGGAGTGACCGCTACCCACACCTACACCACGCTCGGGGCCTACACGGCCCGGCTGCGCGTGACCGACGCGGAGGGTCGCCGGGGCCTCACCTCGACGACGATCAGCGTCGGCAACGTGGCGCCCACCGTGTCCATCGACCAGCCGGCGGACGGGTCGTTCTTCGACTGGGGCCAGGCCGTCCCGTTCCGGGTGAGCACGTCGGACCCGGAGGACGGCAACCAGACCGTCTGCTCCCGGGTCACCTGGACCTTCGGGCTGGGCCACGACATGCACGCCCACCCGCTGAGCCAGGGCACGGGATGCCAGTTCGCCATCCCGACCCCGGCCGACGCCACGCAGCACGGCGAGACCGAGAACATCTTCGGGGTCGTGGTGATCACCTACACCGACGCCGGCGCCAACGGCGTGCCGGCGGCCACCACCACCGAGCAGCTGGTCCTGAACCCGAAGCCGCAGGAGGCGGAGTGGGCCGACTCGTCGTCCGGGGTGGCGATCGAGGGTGACGCGACGGCGAGCGGCCTCAGCAAGGTCACGTCGTTCGACGCCGGCGACTGGCTCGCGTGGGACCCGGTCAACTTCGAGGGCATCGACTCGGTCCGGATCCGCGCGAGCGGGACCGGCGCTCTGTCGCTGCGCTGGGGCGCCCCCGACGCACCTGCGTTCGCCCAGGTCACGGTCGACTCCGCCGGCTGGGCCGAGACCACCGGTTCGCTGGCCGACGCCCCCGAGGGCACCGGACAGCTCTACGTCACGTCCACGGGAGGAGTCGTGGTCGACCGGCTCACCTTCGTCGGAGCGGGGGTGGCCGACACGGTGCCTCCCACGGTCACGGCGACGCTCGACCCCGCGCAGCCCAACGGTGCGAACGGCTGGTGGACGTCGAACGTCGTCGCCACCATCACGGCCACCGACAACGGCACCGTGTCGTCGCGCCAGTCCTCCGTCGACGGCGGCCAGACCTGGACCAACGTCCCCAACAACGGCCGGGTCACCATCTCGGCCGAGGGGACGACCACCCTGCTCTACCGAGCCACCGACAACGGCGGCAACGTCTCGGCGATCGGTTCGACGACGATCAAGATCGACAAGTCCGACCCGGTCGTCTCGATCGCCGGCGTCACCGCGGGGCAGAGCGTCGCCAACACCGGGGACGTGACGTGGACGACGACGGACGCGGTCTCCGGCATCGGGTCGGTGGCGGTCACGGTCGACGGGGCCACCGTGCCGTCGGGTCAGCCGCTGGAGCTGTGGCGGCTCTCGCTGGGCAGCCACACGGTGGTGGTCACAGCGGCCGACGTGGCCGGGCGGTCGAGCAGCTCGGCGGTGACGTTCACGACCACCACGTCACTGCCGACGCTGACCACCCTGGTCGGCCAGCTGGCCGACGACGGGTTGGTGTCGAACGCCGGTGAGTCCCGGCTGGCGAAGCGTCTCGACCAGGCCAGCAAGCATCTGGCCGCCGGTCGTCGGACGCCCGCCATCGCACAGCTGCGCGAGTTCATCACACTGGCCTCCGACCCGGTCAACGTGCCGGACGCCGCTGCCCGAGCCGCGCTGGTCCGTGACGCCCGAGCGGTGATCGACCAGCTGGCCTGA
- a CDS encoding sugar phosphate isomerase/epimerase family protein: MNTPDIKSTETPALMRRIGLSRRQLLAASTGLAAASVAGPLTSSAAAAGNGVLIPRGKLGIILYTVRDAIGRDPNTTDLASGFKEVFAELARIGYKQIEFAGYTQHANAEGGRTPAPEVLKQWLDDNGLEAEGNHGSIPSTITDATLASFDAACEAANILGMGHIGTGSDPTSSAYLADWQAAAERWNILGERAMNMHGLKLYTHNHSPAYSFLLDSGPLDASGRPTRSSGIRRLEWFLDNTDSRYVFLEMDIFWAHVAQYQHHTYTAPDGSSVQDIFDPLATVNTYGPMRYPLFHAKDGDSRPGTANGYEIVPFGAGDIDYRAFLGGVGAKGYHNPMWEQDNAGGGAANPGQSLAYAQYSYDNMARLRG, from the coding sequence ATGAACACCCCTGACATCAAGTCCACCGAGACACCCGCGCTGATGCGCCGGATCGGCCTCAGCCGGCGACAGCTCCTTGCGGCGTCGACCGGTCTTGCGGCCGCGTCCGTCGCCGGCCCGCTGACGTCGTCGGCTGCTGCGGCTGGCAACGGCGTCCTGATCCCGAGGGGAAAGCTCGGCATCATCCTCTACACCGTGCGCGACGCCATCGGTCGCGACCCGAACACCACCGACCTCGCCTCAGGCTTCAAGGAGGTCTTCGCCGAGCTGGCCCGGATCGGTTACAAGCAGATCGAGTTCGCCGGCTACACCCAGCATGCCAATGCCGAAGGTGGGCGCACGCCGGCTCCGGAGGTGCTCAAGCAGTGGCTCGACGACAACGGCCTGGAGGCTGAAGGCAACCACGGCAGCATCCCGAGCACCATCACCGACGCCACCCTGGCGAGCTTCGACGCGGCCTGCGAGGCGGCCAACATCCTCGGCATGGGCCACATCGGCACTGGCAGCGACCCCACCAGCTCGGCCTACCTGGCCGACTGGCAGGCCGCGGCCGAGCGATGGAACATCCTCGGCGAGCGGGCGATGAACATGCACGGGCTGAAGCTCTACACCCACAACCACTCGCCGGCGTACAGCTTCCTGCTCGACAGCGGGCCGCTCGACGCATCCGGGCGCCCGACGCGCTCGTCGGGCATCCGTCGCCTGGAGTGGTTCCTCGACAACACCGACTCCCGCTACGTCTTCCTGGAGATGGACATCTTCTGGGCCCACGTGGCGCAGTACCAGCACCACACCTACACCGCGCCCGACGGGTCGTCGGTGCAGGACATCTTCGACCCGCTGGCCACCGTCAACACCTACGGCCCGATGCGCTATCCGCTGTTCCACGCCAAGGACGGCGACTCGCGGCCGGGCACCGCCAACGGCTACGAGATCGTGCCCTTCGGCGCCGGTGACATTGACTACCGAGCCTTCCTGGGCGGCGTCGGCGCCAAGGGTTACCACAACCCGATGTGGGAGCAGGACAACGCCGGAGGCGGCGCCGCCAACCCCGGTCAGTCGCTGGCCTACGCCCAGTACAGCTACGACAACATGGCCCGCCTTCGCGGCTGA
- a CDS encoding MFS transporter, whose product MTIVPHQSPTGATASTGRLPDRQRQRLALALLVSAQFLVMLDTSIVNVALPSIQSELGFGSAAVTWVVNAYVLSFAGLLLLSGRAADVFGRRRLFITGAGLFTLGTLIAALATGPVMLIGGRVVQGVGAAALSPAAMSLLLATFPAEQRARAMGSWGAASTLGGATGVVTGGLLAGSVGWRSVFLVTVPVSVAAAALARRVLHPDVATGRRTLDWVGAALATAAVITLVHGAVDAGDHAWTSPRVLGLLAASVVLATAFVLVERRVADPLVPLELFGSRMTRRGVGLALLGGSTRGSTFVLVALYFQQALAMTPQQAGIAMVPTSLAGFAVSLGLLPRALKTFGPLRTLVLGLVLLAGGQLWLAYSPQELGYVLEVLPGLLLVATGVALSFTPTTMVLASAVPASHTGLASGLASASMQVGGALGTAAFIVVGASAGRQATGVLDGSGFTAAFTAAAVVALATAALGWHACAGRAVDGRESEVRGRTCR is encoded by the coding sequence ATGACCATCGTCCCCCACCAGTCGCCCACCGGCGCCACCGCATCCACCGGGCGGCTCCCGGACCGGCAGCGGCAACGGCTGGCGCTGGCGCTGCTCGTGTCGGCCCAGTTCCTGGTCATGCTCGACACGTCGATCGTCAACGTCGCACTGCCGTCCATCCAGTCCGAGCTCGGGTTCGGGTCGGCCGCGGTGACGTGGGTGGTGAACGCCTACGTGCTGTCCTTCGCGGGCCTGCTGCTTCTCTCCGGTCGCGCTGCCGACGTCTTCGGCCGCCGTCGCCTGTTCATCACCGGTGCCGGCCTCTTCACCCTCGGAACCCTCATCGCCGCCCTGGCGACCGGCCCCGTGATGCTGATCGGAGGTCGGGTCGTGCAAGGTGTCGGCGCAGCCGCCCTCAGCCCCGCCGCCATGTCCCTCCTGCTGGCCACGTTCCCCGCAGAGCAACGGGCTCGGGCGATGGGCTCCTGGGGGGCCGCGTCCACCTTGGGTGGAGCGACCGGCGTGGTCACCGGTGGTCTCCTTGCCGGCAGCGTCGGCTGGCGGTCGGTGTTCCTCGTGACCGTCCCGGTCTCCGTGGCCGCCGCCGCGCTCGCGCGACGCGTCCTCCACCCGGACGTGGCCACCGGGCGGCGTACTCTCGACTGGGTTGGCGCGGCCCTCGCTACCGCAGCCGTCATCACGCTCGTGCACGGCGCCGTCGACGCCGGCGACCACGCCTGGACCTCACCGCGCGTCCTCGGCCTGCTGGCCGCTTCGGTGGTCCTTGCGACGGCGTTCGTCCTCGTGGAGCGACGCGTGGCCGACCCGCTCGTCCCGCTCGAGCTGTTCGGCTCCCGCATGACACGCCGCGGCGTCGGCCTTGCCCTGCTCGGCGGGTCGACTCGAGGGTCCACCTTCGTGCTCGTCGCGCTGTACTTCCAGCAGGCCCTCGCCATGACGCCCCAGCAGGCAGGCATCGCCATGGTCCCCACCTCGCTGGCAGGTTTCGCAGTCTCCCTCGGCCTCCTTCCGCGCGCATTGAAGACGTTCGGGCCGCTGCGCACCCTCGTGCTCGGCCTCGTCCTCCTCGCCGGCGGACAGCTGTGGCTCGCGTACTCGCCCCAGGAGCTCGGCTACGTGCTCGAGGTCCTCCCCGGCCTGCTCCTCGTCGCGACCGGAGTGGCGCTCAGCTTCACCCCCACCACCATGGTGCTCGCTTCCGCCGTCCCCGCCTCCCACACCGGTCTGGCCTCCGGCCTCGCCTCCGCGTCCATGCAGGTCGGCGGCGCGCTCGGCACCGCCGCGTTCATCGTCGTCGGCGCATCAGCCGGCCGGCAAGCCACCGGCGTCCTTGACGGCTCAGGGTTCACCGCGGCGTTCACCGCAGCCGCCGTCGTCGCGCTCGCGACCGCCGCCCTCGGCTGGCACGCATGCGCCGGCCGGGCCGTTGATGGTCGCGAGTCCGAGGTCCGTGGACGGACGTGCCGGTGA
- a CDS encoding MFS transporter yields MSDTHHGATHAATHAAHHAAHHAPHHGSPHGSPHPAPGPEEEDGPRRPWTVLAVALAAQILVVLDISVVNTALPTIGRSLDIDGGNLQWLVTAYVMMSGGGLLLGGRLSDLLSRRGVFLTGLTLFTAASIVSGFAGSTQELIAARAVQGLSAALLTPSALSLITTTYAGAQRRTALALWGVVGSLGVAAGVLLGGAVTTWTSWQFIFWINGPVGVVALLVGTRTIAKEPVARPRLADLDLPGATAVIGGLVALTYALGATATHGWWSAHTVVAMAVSAVLLVAFLTVERSAAKPLFPPHVWKLKALVSGTAVMLGITGLLVGAVFLISIFVQTVLGYTALQTGVAFLPFALAITAGTVAARHLLGHVAPRVVAAVGLVVTGTAAVLLSVAGAGAEYAVDLLPGLVIMGVGVGMVFVPVSVTSMAGIPSSHAGVASGFLMTGHEVGAALGVAVLSAVASTAGSLATVEGAADAFRRGFTCAAVIAAVVAAYALWRMPAQRVTGAIGHMHH; encoded by the coding sequence ATGTCCGACACACACCACGGCGCAACCCACGCCGCAACCCACGCCGCACACCACGCCGCACACCACGCCCCGCACCATGGCTCACCGCACGGATCGCCGCACCCCGCGCCAGGTCCCGAGGAGGAGGACGGTCCGCGCCGCCCGTGGACGGTCCTCGCCGTCGCGCTCGCCGCCCAGATCCTCGTCGTTCTCGACATCTCGGTGGTCAACACCGCTCTCCCCACCATCGGGCGCTCCCTCGACATCGACGGAGGCAACCTGCAGTGGCTCGTCACGGCCTACGTGATGATGTCCGGCGGCGGTCTGCTCCTCGGAGGCCGACTCTCGGACCTGCTGTCCCGCCGCGGCGTGTTCCTCACCGGACTCACTCTCTTCACGGCCGCGTCCATCGTCAGCGGATTCGCCGGCTCGACCCAGGAGCTCATCGCCGCGCGAGCCGTCCAAGGCCTCAGCGCCGCGCTCCTCACCCCGTCCGCGCTCTCCCTGATCACGACCACGTACGCCGGCGCGCAGCGCAGGACCGCGCTCGCCCTGTGGGGCGTCGTCGGCAGCCTCGGTGTCGCGGCAGGCGTCCTGCTCGGCGGGGCCGTGACGACCTGGACGAGCTGGCAGTTCATCTTCTGGATCAACGGCCCCGTCGGCGTCGTCGCCCTGCTCGTCGGCACCCGCACCATCGCCAAGGAGCCCGTCGCACGTCCCCGTCTCGCCGATCTCGACCTCCCCGGAGCCACCGCGGTCATCGGCGGGCTCGTGGCGCTGACGTACGCGCTCGGTGCGACCGCCACGCACGGCTGGTGGTCGGCCCACACCGTCGTCGCGATGGCCGTCTCAGCCGTCCTGCTGGTGGCGTTCCTCACCGTCGAGCGAAGCGCCGCCAAGCCGCTGTTCCCACCGCACGTGTGGAAGCTCAAGGCCCTCGTGTCCGGCACCGCCGTGATGCTCGGCATCACCGGGCTCCTCGTCGGCGCCGTGTTCCTGATCTCGATCTTCGTGCAGACCGTCCTTGGCTACACCGCCCTGCAGACCGGCGTCGCGTTCCTGCCCTTCGCGCTCGCCATCACGGCCGGGACTGTCGCCGCCCGTCACCTGCTCGGCCACGTGGCACCGCGCGTCGTCGCCGCTGTCGGCCTCGTGGTGACCGGAACTGCGGCCGTGCTGCTGTCGGTCGCCGGCGCCGGTGCCGAGTACGCCGTCGACCTGCTCCCCGGGCTGGTCATCATGGGCGTCGGCGTCGGCATGGTCTTCGTGCCGGTGTCGGTGACGTCCATGGCCGGCATCCCCTCCTCCCACGCCGGTGTGGCCTCCGGCTTCCTGATGACCGGGCACGAGGTGGGCGCCGCGCTGGGCGTGGCCGTCCTGTCCGCGGTGGCCAGTACCGCCGGGTCACTCGCCACGGTCGAGGGAGCCGCCGACGCGTTCCGCCGAGGCTTCACCTGCGCCGCCGTCATTGCGGCAGTCGTCGCTGCGTACGCCCTGTGGCGGATGCCCGCACAGCGCGTCACCGGCGCCATCGGCCACATGCACCACTGA
- a CDS encoding alpha/beta fold hydrolase — protein sequence MSTPDTSPNARSTTAVVVVALAIGMAATAVLTMLVFPGATEGVTTGAALLGFGVGWAALHALSRRTPRPQRWAAVPAVAMASTGLALIATAPSDQTLGVLTWIWPPLALALAGWTYVRMRRHVAGAGRWLVTATLLAFAAAAVGAGARQVSTEPFVDANPVPGTTWSVHGHDLHLDCRGQGSPTVVLFNGLGEFSRSWARIVDGAALTTRVCAYDRAGQGWSDDLREPQDGVAAAEDVHALLDAAGETGPYVVVGHSIGGPYAMTYADQYADDVAGMVLLDGTSPHQFTAIPSYPRDYAMLRRAYGVLPTLARLGLGSLLAGSHLPADEARPVDDMNASPRAGRNSRDEVSVLPEVFEAAQQLTTLGDRPLAVLTSTETAHNTGGWTAAQIRLAALSSDVIHRYVNASHQGMVEDPAGAAASVQAITSVLQAIRTHTPLATP from the coding sequence ATGAGCACCCCCGACACGTCGCCGAACGCACGCTCCACGACCGCAGTCGTCGTCGTCGCCCTGGCCATCGGAATGGCTGCGACCGCTGTCCTGACGATGCTGGTCTTCCCGGGCGCCACCGAAGGTGTCACCACCGGCGCGGCCCTGCTCGGGTTCGGCGTCGGGTGGGCAGCGCTGCACGCGCTGTCGCGCAGGACGCCCCGGCCGCAGCGGTGGGCTGCCGTTCCGGCCGTCGCCATGGCGTCCACGGGCCTCGCTCTCATCGCCACCGCGCCGTCAGACCAGACCCTCGGCGTGCTCACCTGGATCTGGCCGCCACTCGCGCTCGCGCTCGCCGGATGGACGTACGTCCGGATGCGCCGCCACGTGGCCGGCGCCGGCCGCTGGCTCGTGACCGCGACGCTGCTGGCGTTCGCCGCCGCCGCCGTGGGTGCCGGTGCGCGGCAGGTCAGCACCGAACCGTTCGTCGACGCCAACCCTGTCCCGGGCACGACGTGGTCGGTGCACGGTCACGACCTCCACCTCGACTGCCGCGGCCAGGGCAGTCCCACGGTCGTGCTCTTCAACGGTCTCGGGGAGTTCTCCCGCTCGTGGGCCCGGATCGTCGACGGTGCAGCCCTCACGACGCGCGTCTGCGCCTACGACCGCGCCGGCCAGGGCTGGAGCGACGACCTCCGCGAACCGCAGGACGGAGTCGCAGCGGCCGAGGACGTCCACGCCCTGCTCGACGCCGCCGGTGAGACCGGTCCCTACGTCGTCGTCGGGCACTCGATCGGCGGCCCGTACGCCATGACCTACGCCGACCAGTACGCCGACGACGTGGCCGGGATGGTGCTGCTCGACGGCACCAGCCCGCACCAGTTCACCGCCATCCCCAGCTACCCCCGCGACTACGCCATGTTGCGTCGCGCCTACGGCGTCCTGCCCACCCTGGCCCGGCTGGGTCTCGGCTCCTTGCTCGCCGGGTCCCACCTGCCCGCTGACGAAGCACGCCCCGTCGACGACATGAACGCGTCCCCGCGAGCCGGCCGGAACAGCCGCGACGAGGTGTCGGTGCTGCCCGAGGTGTTCGAGGCTGCCCAGCAGCTCACCACCCTCGGCGACCGTCCCCTCGCCGTGTTGACCAGCACCGAGACGGCACACAACACCGGCGGCTGGACAGCAGCGCAGATCCGGCTCGCGGCCTTGTCCAGCGATGTCATCCACCGATACGTCAACGCCAGCCATCAGGGGATGGTCGAGGACCCCGCCGGCGCGGCCGCCTCCGTCCAGGCCATCACCTCCGTCCTTCAGGCCATCCGCACCCACACCCCGCTCGCGACGCCCTGA